The Flavobacterium sp. K5-23 genome segment AAACATTAAACAACATCACAATTGAAAAGGGATCAATCACGGTAAATGGGGTAAGTCTGACTGTGGTAAATTCAGGAAAAAATATCTTTAGTGTCGCTATAATCCCCTACACACTTGAACACACCAACTTCAAAGACTTTCAAATTGGTTCAAAAATAAATCTTGAATTTGACGTGATTGGTAAATATGTATCCAGACTGTACTCCAACAAATAAATGTCGAATACTCATAGAAACAAAAAAACTCCAGCTTTAGACTGGAGTTTTTGTTTTTATTTGACGGGTGTAAATAAAATAAAACCCTAAAATTAACGCTACAATAAGAAAAAATACGATTCCATCATCAATTGGCAACCCAGGAGGCGGAGGTAAGTGCCTTCCGGTCGGACTTGGAGGATGCGGAGTAGTACCCCCAATAGCAAAGAACGTCCCAAACAGGAAAAAAATTAAGAAATAAAATTTGCCTGAAATCGTCTTCATATATTCAAAAATAAGCAATCAATAGCTTTAAAAAAAATTAATCTTTCAGCATTTCTCATAAAAACTCTTCTTTATAAGAAACCAAACGCAAAACACGTATTTAAATTTCATTAAAGCAAGGGAATTCATTAAAGATTATCAAATGCTAAACTTTGTTTTTTTTAAATAAAAAAACCCTTCCATTTTTCAATGTAAGGGTTTTCGTGGTCCCACCTGGGCTCGAACCAGGGACCACCTGATTATGAGTCAGGTGCTCTAACCAGCTGAGCTATAGGACCGGTTATGAGGTGCAATATTACTACATATTTTCAATTATTCCAAATGTTTTTTACTTAGTTTTTATGTTCGCATTAATAATTAATCAAACAAAATTGAAAACTACTGATTATTAGATTCCTACTAAATGAAAAAAATATTTTATTTTATCTCTTGACACAATTCAATCAATACACCATTAGTGCTTTTGGGGTGCAAGAAGGCGACCAACTTGTTGTCGGCGCCTTTTTTTGGTGTTTCATTCAAAACAACAAAGCCTTCGTTTTTCAATCGCTCTATTTCCGATACGATATCTTCAACATCAAAAGCAATATGATGAATTCCCTCTCCTTTTTTTGCAATAAATTTAGCGATTGGACTATCAGGATTAGTAGCCGCCAATAATTCGATTTTATTGGGACCGCTTTGAAAAAAAGAAGTTGATACTCCTTCGCTTTCCACTTCTTCGGATTTATAAGCTGGCGCGCCAAATAATTTTTCGAAAACTAAATTCGAAACTTCTAAATCCTTTACCGCAATTCCTATGTGTTCTATTTTTCTCATTATACTATTATGTTATTTATGGAATTTTTTGAAAAGCAAACTATACATTCGATTCAATGTCCTTTTATTCGAATACAAATTTAAACATTAATAATTCAAAATAAACACAGACTATTGCTAACGCTTATCAAATAACCCCAAAAACAATAAGAAGCCTCCCTAATTACAAGAACCGGTTCTCCTTCATAATATTTATACAAAAGTTTCAATTACAGTAAATATAATTGTTATTTTGTAGCTACAAATTCTGATTTAATATGTTGAAAAATATCCCTACCTATATATTCATACTTTTTACTCTTTTATTGACTAGTTGCGCAAAAAGGGGCTCTATTACTGGAGGAGCAAAAGATACAATCGCACCTGTTTTAAAAATAAGCTTCCCGAAAAATTACAGTGTCAACTTTAAAGGAGACGAAATCAAATTAGTTTTTGACGAAAACATCAAACTTAAAAACTTAAACAAGCAATTGATTATTTCGCCACCGATGGCGCACGAACCTATAATATCACCAACATCAGCAAGCAAGTTCATTACGATTAAACTGAAAGACACTTTACAAGCTAACACAACTTACAGTTTCAACTTTGGTCAAAGTATAGCCGATAATAATGAGGGCAATCCATACAATCAGTTCAAATACGTGTTTTCTACAGGAGACCATATTGACTCTTTGGCTCTTGGAGGCCGAATAAAAGATGCCCTTAATAAAGAAGTGGATTCTTTTGTATCGATACTGCTCTATGAAGTCAATTCTACTTTTAAAGATTCAGCTATATATTCAGCAAACCCAAGATACATTACGAATACCCTAGACAGTTTAAAAACGTTTAAATTAGACAATCTAAAAGCTGGGAAATACTTATTAGTTGCATTAAAAGATCGCAACAACAACAATAAATTCAATCCAAAAGAAGAAAAAATTGGGTTTATTAAACATTACATCAACATTCCGAATGATACTATATTCGAATTAGAGTTATTCAAGGAAACGCTTCCTTTTAAATCTTTCAAACCAAGTCAAGCATCCGGAAACCGAATGATTATGGGTTATGAAGGAAAAAAAATCACCTCTGACAGCAAACCAAAAATCACATTAAAAAACGGCAAAACGATTATTCCAACTCTCATTACTCAGTTACCAAAAAAAGATTCGATTCAAATATGGTTTAAACCAATGAAAGCCGATTCTTTAAATATCAATGTAACCAAAGACAAGTTTACAACTGATTATCCTTTTAAAATAAAAGAACTAAAAGCCGATACGCTAAGCATTTCTTCAATGCAGAATAACACTCTAAATTTCAGGGACAGATATACCCTGGAGACTACTACTCCACTCACAAAGGTTGACAATTCTAAAATTAAACTTACTAATAAGCTAGGTGTTTCTGTGGATTTCACCACTCAAAAAGATGAATTCAACCAGCGATTATACCTGGATTTCAAGAAAGAGGTGGATGAAAAATATACTTTTTCGTTTTTACCAGGTGCTTTTACTGACTTTTTCGAACAATCAAACGACAGCCTAACATATAAAATAACCACAAAAAACACAACTGATTATGGAAACCTTAGAGTAACGCTTCAAAACGTAAAACATTTTCCAGTCATTGTTGAATTGACAAACGATAAAGGAGAAGTTATCGCTTCAGAATATTCTGAAGAAAACACTACTATCGATTTCAATCTACTGGAGCCTGCTCTTTTTACTCTTCGACTCATTTATGACGAGAATAAGAACAAAGAATACGATCCTGGAAATTATTTAG includes the following:
- a CDS encoding Ig-like domain-containing protein, translated to MLKNIPTYIFILFTLLLTSCAKRGSITGGAKDTIAPVLKISFPKNYSVNFKGDEIKLVFDENIKLKNLNKQLIISPPMAHEPIISPTSASKFITIKLKDTLQANTTYSFNFGQSIADNNEGNPYNQFKYVFSTGDHIDSLALGGRIKDALNKEVDSFVSILLYEVNSTFKDSAIYSANPRYITNTLDSLKTFKLDNLKAGKYLLVALKDRNNNNKFNPKEEKIGFIKHYINIPNDTIFELELFKETLPFKSFKPSQASGNRMIMGYEGKKITSDSKPKITLKNGKTIIPTLITQLPKKDSIQIWFKPMKADSLNINVTKDKFTTDYPFKIKELKADTLSISSMQNNTLNFRDRYTLETTTPLTKVDNSKIKLTNKLGVSVDFTTQKDEFNQRLYLDFKKEVDEKYTFSFLPGAFTDFFEQSNDSLTYKITTKNTTDYGNLRVTLQNVKHFPVIVELTNDKGEVIASEYSEENTTIDFNLLEPALFTLRLIYDENKNKEYDPGNYLEKRYSEEVIYFSKEIDIRANWDVTQAFDLSIPYTPEPKKKTDKK
- the mce gene encoding methylmalonyl-CoA epimerase; amino-acid sequence: MRKIEHIGIAVKDLEVSNLVFEKLFGAPAYKSEEVESEGVSTSFFQSGPNKIELLAATNPDSPIAKFIAKKGEGIHHIAFDVEDIVSEIERLKNEGFVVLNETPKKGADNKLVAFLHPKSTNGVLIELCQEIK